From Myxocyprinus asiaticus isolate MX2 ecotype Aquarium Trade chromosome 10, UBuf_Myxa_2, whole genome shotgun sequence, the proteins below share one genomic window:
- the LOC127447280 gene encoding ras-related protein Rap-2a-like produces the protein MREYKVVVLGSGGVGKSALTVQFVTGTFIEKYDPTIEDFYRKEIEVDSSPSVLEILDTAGTEQFASMRDLYIKNGQGFILVYSLVNQQSFQDIKPMRDQIIRVKRYEKVPVILVGNKVDLESEREVSVREGQALSEEWGCPFIETSAKSKTMVDELFAEIVRQMDYAAQPDKDDPCCSSCNIQ, from the exons ATGCGTGAGTATAAAGTGGTGGTCCTCGGAAGCGGCGGGGTCGGTAAATCCGCTCTCACCGTGCAGTTCGTCACCGGGACGTTTATCGAGAAGTACGACCCGACCATCGAGGATTTTTACCGTAAGGAGATCGAGGTGGACTCGTCGCCGTCGGTGCTGGAGATCCTCGACACGGCGGGCACGGAGCAGTTCGCGTCCATGCGGGACCTGTACATTAAAAACGGACAGGGCTTCATTCTGGTCTACAGTCTGGTCAACCAGCAGAGCTTTCAAGACATTAAACCGATGAGAGATCAGATCATCCGAGTGAAGAG GTATGAGAAGGTTCCTGTGATCTTGGTGGGGAATAAGGTGGATCTGGAGAGTGAGCGTGAGGTTTCTGTGAGAGAGGGACAGGCGCTGTCCGAGGAGTGGGGTTGTCCGTTCATTGAGACCTCCGCCAAGAGCAAGACAATGGTGGACGAACTCTTTGCTGAGATTGTGCGGCAGATGGACTACGCAGCACAGCCGGATAAAGATGATCCATGCTGCTCCTCCTGCAATATACAATAA